A window of the Brachyhypopomus gauderio isolate BG-103 chromosome 14, BGAUD_0.2, whole genome shotgun sequence genome harbors these coding sequences:
- the ccl20l gene encoding C-C motif chemokine 20 has translation MSLRLLVTITAVAFWVLCTLCVTSAAYGPLNHACCVKYTRTPLSLGMVKGFYEQSSLEVCRINAIVFLTKRNKKVCASMEDEWVRKIMKHLSDKMKEMSKRKPKNAAIDTFSDWTTIRSV, from the exons ATGTCTTTGAGACTTCTAGTCACCATCACTGCCGTCGCGTTCTGGGTCCTGTGCACACTGTGTGTGACTTCAGCAGCAT atGGGCCACTGAACCACGCCTGCTGTGTGAAGTACACGCGCACCCCCCTCAGCTTGGGCATGGTCAAAGGTTTCTACGAGCAGAGCTCCCTTGAGGTGTGCCGCATCAATGCCATCGT GTTTCTCACAAAGCGCAACAAGAAGGTATGTGCCAGCATGGAGGATGAGTGGGTGAGAAAGATCATGAAACATCTGAG TGATAAAATGAAAGAAATGTCAAAGCGGAAGCCTAAGAATGCGGCCATTGACACCTTCTCAGACTGGACCACCATCAGGAGCGTCTAG